The following proteins are encoded in a genomic region of Triticum dicoccoides isolate Atlit2015 ecotype Zavitan chromosome 1B, WEW_v2.0, whole genome shotgun sequence:
- the LOC119306734 gene encoding late embryogenis abundant protein 2-like gives MARVVSSCAALVAQRRGFSAAITAIDVSAKKVEEKAVKLGMAATEDTTKDKTAFWEPDPKTGDYRPVTSTKEVDPADLRAEMLKRRLLQQQ, from the exons ATGGCCCGGGTTGTGTCCAGCTGTGCCGCCCTCGTGGCGCAAAG GAGGGGATTTTCCGCCGCGATAACCGCCATCGATGTGTCAGCGAAGAAGGTCGAGGAGAAGGCGGTGAAGTTGGGTATGGCGGCGACAGAGGACACGACGAAGGACAAGACGGCGTTCTGGGAGCCGGACCCCAAGACCGGCGACTACCGGCCGGTGACCAGCACCAAGGAGGTGGATCCGGCCGACCTGCGCGCAGAGATGCTCAAGCGGAGGTTGCTGCAGCAGCAATGA